The Dendropsophus ebraccatus isolate aDenEbr1 chromosome 3, aDenEbr1.pat, whole genome shotgun sequence genome includes a region encoding these proteins:
- the C3H18orf54 gene encoding lung adenoma susceptibility protein 2 produces MATSSSSPDSSISISSLLASCSLGSSSRSDGARTAASIQYKDRLYDSASKALQDYIEDYEAASTGRISIRPSATVTPPPQRARPSVRRSQSLTRSRYVAHDPELLSLTTDDLLGFPSDGSLPFSQASERKRRKNLKKQYGFSPNVAALASPVASSSLRRTDVTDLDLRDHRLHFTNLQRSREKNQVDYLLRETKREHNSGLYNKETSMLHKSYPRWLTSHKSDLGVSGITSIPDVKYPIWLRDHRLLDDIDSHITRTLYKDGLDTKIHKSLGLMDHSQRTHCEQQGYRRVKSGTFTNSISHSDRSDLDIMENLHTPMKNYHLQKTGGITHKDVPQQPPPNDRSPRTEDILEAERSWEKIPYTYKSPVHIQCEDVENKGPKSSRSNLVADFLKDCARQENTTNTFSGGNHHGPVEALKHILFNMQAFQQNFNQETNSEHFKEFQKVSTEAESEIQRMDQEIFPVNKSLQKALQHLSRLKELVGDCNLRKKEDHKEDLQT; encoded by the exons ATGGCCACGTCCAGCTCCTCTCCGGATTCCTCCATCTCTATCTCGTCTCTCCTGGCCAGCTGCAGCCTGGGGAGTAGTAGTCGTAGTGATGGCGCCCGCACCGCGGCCTCTATACAGTACAAGGACAGACTGTACGACTCTGCCTCTAAAGCCCTGCAGGATTATATAGAAGACTATGAGGCGGCCAGCACTGGGAGGATCAGCATCCGTCCGTCCGCCACGGTTACTCCTCCTCCCCAGAGAG CTCGTCCCTCAGTTCGGCGCAGTCAGTCGCTGACCAGGAGCAGATACGTGGCCCACGATCCCGAGCTCCTCAGCCTGACCACGGACGATCTCCTGGGATTCCCTTCTGACGGATCCCTGCCCTTCTCTCAAGCCTCTGAGCGGAAACGGAGGAAAAACCTGAAGAAACAGTATGGATTCTCTCCCAATGTGGCGGCTCTGGCTTCTCCCGTAGCCTCTTCATCGCTCAGGCGGACAGACGTCACCGATCTGGATCTCCGTGACCACAGACTCCACTTCACGAATCTTCAGAGAAGCAGAGAAAAAAATCAGGTGGATTATTTATTGCGAGAAACAAAGAGAGAACACAATTCTGGGCTTTATAATAAAGAGACTTCCATGCTGCATAAGAGTTACCCCCGCTGGCTGACCAGTCACAAGTCTGACCTGGGGGTGTCTGGCATTACCAGTATTCCTGATGTCAAATATCCCATCTGGTTAAGGGATCACAGACTTCTGGATGATATAGATAGCCACATTACAAGGACTCTCTATAAGGATGGTCTGGACACAAAAATACACAAGTCCCTGGGCTTAATGGACCATTCACAGAGGACACATTGTGAACAGCAAGGCTACCGAAGGGTTAAATCCGGAACCTTCACAAACAGTATTAGCCATTCTGACCGGTCTGATTTGGATATCATGGAGAATTTACATACACCTATGAAAA ATTATCATTTACAGAAGACAGGTGGCATCACACACAAAGATGTACCGCAGCAGCCTCCACCTAACGACCGAAGCCCCCGAACTGAGGACATCCTGGAGGCTGAGCGCTCCTGGGAGAAAATCCCCTATACATA CAAGTCCCCGGTCCACATCCAGTGTGAAGACGTGGAGAATAAGGGGCCCAAATCTTCTAGGTCAAATCTTGTGGCAGATTTCCTGAAGGATTGTGCACGGCAGGAGAATACA ACAAATACATTTTCCGGAGGGAATCACCACGGTCCTGTAGAGGCTCTGAAGCACATACTCTTCAATATGCAAGCTTTCCAGCAAAACTTCAACCAGGAAACCAACTCCGAGCATTTCAAGGAGTTCCAGAAA GTTTCCACAGAGGCAGAGTCTGAAATCCAGAGGATGGATCAAGAGATTTTTCCGGTGAATAAGTCACTGCAAAA GGCTCTGCAGCATTTATCGCGCCTCAAGGAGCTCGTAGGAGACTGTAATCTGAGGAAAAAGGAAGACCATAAGGAAGACCTGCAGACATAG